Proteins encoded by one window of Agrobacterium vitis:
- a CDS encoding NADP-dependent oxidoreductase: MPHQKNLQIQLASRPIGAPVADNFRLETGSVGEPEDGEVLLQILYLSLDPYMRGRMSVAKSYAKPVEIGAVMEGGTVARVLRSRHSNFQEGDIVLSHSGWQSYALAKGETLRKIDPSAAPISTALGVLGMPGFTAYAGLLTIGKPKPGETVVVAAASGAVGSAVGQIARLKGARAVGIAGGADKCAFIKNELGFDAVVDHRSPDFARELSQACPDGIDVYFENVGGDVWKAVFPLLNSFARVPVCGLIAQYNQSVEDAPGPDRLPMTMRDILTKSLTVRGFIQREFADQFSQFQREAAGWIADGSLRYREDIVDGLENAPQAFIGLLEGKNFGKLVVHVSQ; the protein is encoded by the coding sequence ATGCCACATCAAAAAAACCTTCAAATTCAGCTTGCATCCCGTCCAATCGGCGCTCCTGTCGCCGATAATTTTCGGCTGGAAACGGGCTCCGTCGGCGAGCCCGAAGATGGCGAGGTCCTGCTGCAAATCCTTTATCTGTCTCTCGATCCCTATATGCGCGGACGCATGAGCGTCGCAAAATCCTATGCCAAGCCGGTTGAGATTGGGGCGGTGATGGAGGGCGGCACAGTCGCCCGCGTGCTCCGCTCAAGACACAGTAATTTTCAAGAGGGGGATATTGTTCTCTCCCATTCCGGCTGGCAAAGCTATGCGCTTGCCAAGGGTGAAACGTTGCGCAAGATCGATCCGTCGGCAGCCCCGATCAGCACTGCCCTCGGCGTGCTGGGCATGCCCGGCTTTACCGCCTATGCGGGATTGCTGACCATCGGCAAGCCAAAGCCCGGCGAAACGGTGGTGGTGGCTGCCGCCAGCGGCGCGGTCGGCTCTGCGGTCGGCCAGATTGCCCGTCTCAAAGGTGCGCGCGCTGTCGGCATTGCCGGTGGTGCAGACAAATGCGCTTTTATCAAAAACGAACTCGGGTTCGACGCGGTTGTCGATCACCGCTCGCCTGATTTTGCTCGGGAACTGTCACAGGCCTGCCCTGATGGCATCGACGTGTACTTCGAAAATGTCGGTGGTGATGTCTGGAAAGCGGTGTTTCCGCTACTCAATAGCTTTGCGCGTGTGCCGGTCTGCGGACTGATCGCCCAGTATAACCAGTCTGTGGAGGATGCGCCCGGCCCGGACCGTCTGCCGATGACCATGCGCGATATTCTGACCAAGAGCCTGACGGTGCGTGGCTTTATCCAGCGCGAATTTGCTGATCAATTTTCACAATTCCAGCGGGAGGCGGCTGGCTGGATTGCCGATGGATCGCTACGCTACCGGGAAGATATCGTTGACGGGCTGGAAAATGCCCCTCAAGCCTTTATCGGTCTGTTGGAAGGTAAGAATTTCGGCAAGTTGGTGGTGCACGTTTCACAGTAA
- a CDS encoding GNAT family N-acetyltransferase — protein MDFSIRKARPEDVPVILRFITDLAIFEKAEHEVKATVESLHESLFGEGAVAFAAILEQQATPVGHAIWFYNYSTWQARKGLYLEDLYIDPAHRGGGAGRAMLRYLAKLAVDTGCGRFEWSVLDWNEPAIRVYDSVGAEPQTEWIRYRLSGDKLAEFAAGR, from the coding sequence ATGGATTTCTCCATCCGCAAGGCGCGTCCAGAGGACGTGCCGGTTATCCTTCGCTTCATCACCGATCTGGCGATTTTCGAAAAAGCCGAGCATGAGGTGAAGGCCACGGTCGAAAGCCTGCATGAATCGCTGTTTGGTGAAGGGGCCGTTGCCTTTGCCGCGATTTTGGAACAGCAGGCAACGCCTGTTGGTCACGCGATCTGGTTTTATAATTACTCGACCTGGCAGGCCCGCAAGGGGCTCTATCTCGAAGATCTCTACATCGATCCGGCCCATCGCGGCGGCGGTGCCGGGCGTGCCATGCTGCGCTATCTGGCAAAGCTTGCCGTGGATACCGGCTGCGGCCGGTTCGAATGGAGTGTGTTGGATTGGAACGAGCCAGCCATCCGGGTCTATGATTCTGTAGGTGCAGAGCCACAGACCGAATGGATCCGCTACCGGCTCTCCGGCGACAAGCTTGCGGAGTTTGCCGCCGGACGATGA
- a CDS encoding 4'-phosphopantetheinyl transferase family protein, with protein sequence MISHRAVCFRHEDFTPEAAIELGVPLPESMGKAVAKRKAEYVGGRFCAMEAIAAQTGQPAAPVTAGPRGEPVWPPGLVGSITHTNGFAAAAVADAARFRSLGMDTEQVMTAQVMGNVRERICGPEDRFGAGSSFLPELHTTLVFSAKESLFKCLYPLVEKMFWFEDALIRIDPDRGGLFTAELLSRLHVEFPAGTVIEGRFCLTPGLVHTGISLAKDEAVF encoded by the coding sequence TTGATCTCTCATCGCGCTGTTTGCTTTCGTCACGAGGATTTTACGCCGGAAGCGGCAATTGAACTCGGCGTACCCCTGCCGGAAAGCATGGGAAAGGCGGTCGCCAAGCGCAAGGCGGAATATGTGGGCGGACGGTTCTGTGCCATGGAGGCGATTGCGGCGCAAACCGGCCAGCCTGCGGCACCCGTTACAGCAGGACCACGTGGCGAACCGGTCTGGCCGCCTGGACTGGTCGGCTCGATCACCCATACAAATGGGTTTGCTGCGGCAGCCGTTGCCGATGCGGCCCGATTTCGCAGCCTTGGCATGGATACAGAACAGGTCATGACAGCGCAGGTCATGGGCAATGTCCGAGAGCGGATCTGCGGACCGGAAGACAGGTTTGGGGCCGGTAGCTCTTTTTTGCCGGAACTTCATACCACCCTGGTGTTCTCTGCCAAGGAGAGCCTGTTCAAATGTCTTTATCCATTGGTTGAAAAAATGTTCTGGTTCGAAGATGCGCTGATCCGAATCGATCCTGATCGGGGTGGTCTGTTTACCGCCGAATTGCTGTCACGCCTCCATGTCGAATTTCCGGCGGGAACAGTGATCGAAGGACGCTTTTGCCTGACGCCGGGTCTGGTTCATACCGGCATCAGCCTTGCGAAAGATGAAGCCGTGTTTTAA
- the recX gene encoding recombination regulator RecX: MTGEAQILFDSEAQPDPLQPKPRMLAWARNSAAYRLGRRMMSERELRDAVSRKARQKYEGIEPETVDALAAEAVRFGRQMLALDDDAYAQIKSQSAARSGKSRRAIAQTLARKGIEKDLVQAALEDMDDLPAAIRFARKRGYGPFRRSDGDERQRMKEMAGMARNGFGFDMVQRVLAMSREEAEEYLLQQPL, translated from the coding sequence ATGACAGGCGAGGCACAAATCCTGTTTGACAGCGAGGCGCAACCGGACCCTTTGCAGCCGAAACCGCGGATGCTGGCCTGGGCGCGCAATTCTGCCGCCTATCGCCTTGGCCGCCGGATGATGAGCGAGCGGGAATTGCGCGATGCCGTCTCCCGCAAGGCACGACAGAAATATGAGGGCATCGAGCCCGAGACGGTCGATGCGCTGGCCGCGGAAGCCGTGCGCTTTGGCCGCCAGATGCTGGCGCTGGACGATGATGCCTACGCGCAGATCAAATCGCAATCTGCAGCACGCAGCGGAAAATCCAGACGTGCTATCGCCCAGACCCTGGCGCGCAAGGGTATCGAGAAGGACCTGGTGCAGGCAGCGCTGGAGGATATGGACGACCTGCCCGCCGCCATTCGCTTTGCCCGAAAGCGCGGCTATGGCCCCTTTCGTCGCAGCGATGGCGATGAACGGCAGAGAATGAAGGAAATGGCGGGCATGGCACGCAATGGCTTTGGCTTCGATATGGTGCAACGCGTGCTTGCCATGTCACGCGAAGAGGCGGAAGAGTATTTGTTGCAACAGCCGCTGTAA